From one Sulfurimonas sp. HSL-3221 genomic stretch:
- the cysS gene encoding cysteine--tRNA ligase, which translates to MHIFDSVTKTKRLFEPLIPGKVSLYVCGPTVYDDAHLGHAKSALVFDLLRRVLEAEGFEVTYARNITDIDDKIINKSREAGISITELTDTYTEAYHRDMAALGVQRPTLEPKATESLEAMFELIGKLLDTGHAYQTSNGDVYFDTGSDSGYLSISNRRQDEADTQQRVESFGEKRHAADFALWKGVKDDAVAFDSPFGKGRPGWHTECSAMIEKHLSTHMEYAIDIHGGGADLLFPHHENEAAQTRCATGHELARYWMHNGFVTIDGEKMSKSLGNSFFIKDALKAYSGEVLRFFLLGTHYRSDFNFNEEDLLASKKRLDRLYRLKKRLFGMKVLEEKTPFQAALLEALGDDLNISKALALLDEMMAAANEGLDADPKDKGLKRRILADLAYVEALLGFGTMNPYEYFQHGIDEETKATIEGLITARNAAKQAKDFERSDTIRDEISALGIQLMDTPQGTFWEKAE; encoded by the coding sequence ATGCATATATTTGACAGTGTCACCAAGACCAAACGCCTCTTCGAACCGTTGATCCCGGGCAAGGTGTCGCTTTATGTCTGCGGCCCGACCGTCTACGACGACGCCCACCTGGGCCACGCCAAGAGCGCCCTCGTCTTCGACCTGCTCCGCCGCGTGCTTGAGGCCGAAGGCTTCGAAGTCACCTATGCCCGCAACATCACCGACATCGACGACAAGATCATCAACAAATCCCGCGAGGCGGGTATCTCCATCACGGAACTGACCGACACCTATACCGAGGCCTACCACCGCGACATGGCAGCGCTGGGGGTGCAGCGTCCCACCCTGGAACCCAAAGCAACCGAATCCCTCGAGGCGATGTTCGAGCTCATCGGGAAACTGCTCGACACCGGCCACGCCTACCAGACGAGCAACGGCGACGTCTATTTCGATACGGGGAGCGACAGCGGTTATCTGAGCATCTCCAACCGCCGCCAGGACGAAGCCGACACCCAGCAGCGCGTCGAGAGCTTCGGCGAGAAGCGCCATGCCGCGGACTTCGCGCTTTGGAAAGGGGTGAAGGACGACGCCGTCGCCTTTGATTCGCCCTTCGGCAAGGGGCGGCCGGGGTGGCACACCGAGTGTTCGGCGATGATCGAAAAACACCTCAGCACCCACATGGAATACGCTATCGACATCCATGGCGGCGGGGCCGACCTGCTCTTCCCCCACCACGAGAACGAGGCGGCACAGACCCGCTGCGCCACGGGGCACGAACTGGCACGCTACTGGATGCACAACGGTTTCGTGACGATCGACGGGGAGAAGATGAGCAAGAGCCTCGGCAACAGCTTCTTCATCAAGGATGCCCTAAAGGCCTATAGCGGCGAAGTGCTGCGCTTCTTTCTCCTCGGCACCCACTACCGCAGTGACTTCAACTTCAACGAGGAGGACCTGCTGGCCTCGAAAAAACGGCTTGATCGCCTCTACCGTCTGAAAAAGCGTCTCTTTGGTATGAAAGTGCTCGAGGAAAAAACGCCCTTCCAGGCTGCGCTGCTCGAAGCGCTGGGGGACGATCTCAACATCTCCAAAGCCCTGGCATTGCTCGATGAAATGATGGCCGCGGCCAACGAGGGGCTCGACGCCGATCCGAAGGACAAAGGGCTCAAACGCCGTATCCTCGCCGACCTCGCCTACGTCGAGGCGCTCCTCGGTTTCGGGACAATGAACCCCTATGAATATTTCCAGCACGGGATCGACGAGGAGACGAAAGCAACCATTGAAGGACTGATCACAGCGCGCAATGCGGCAAAACAGGCGAAGGACTTCGAGCGTTCCGACACGATCCGCGACGAGATCAGCGCCCTGGGGATCCAGCTGATGGACACACCGCAGGGAACCTTCTGGGAAAAGGCGGAGTAA
- the murJ gene encoding murein biosynthesis integral membrane protein MurJ, with protein MFKAIFTNSFGILFSRILGFARDLLTASVLGANIYSDIFFIAFKLPNLFRRVFAEGAFTQSFLPAFTRSKHKAVFSVHIFLVFLGIILLMTLAVNLFPALAAKVIALGFDADTVQMAAPYVAINFFYLPLIFAVTFLSTFLQYKNHFATTAFATGLLNIALIIALLLARGGSDETVVLYLSYGVVLGGFAQLFVHLLAIRGLGLHRLLTGGIRYYGRKAAKIREETRRFTREFFPAVWGNSTAQVAAFLDTWLASFLSAGVISYLYYANRVFQLPLALFAIATSIALFPKISRHLKHDNEVQARAMLERAFWFLLYLLSFAAVGGIVLAAEITQLLFERGAFAADDTSATALILQMYLVGLIPFGLGKLFSLWLYAQRRQSEAAKIATWSLGTNVVLSLALIAPLGGAGLALASSLGGSVALAATLRAVGRAHVSAIIRPKKGLWWALSLTLFTAAVLVFKELLHAYI; from the coding sequence ATGTTTAAAGCCATATTCACCAACAGCTTCGGCATCCTCTTTTCACGCATCCTCGGTTTTGCACGCGATCTGCTGACCGCTTCGGTGCTGGGGGCGAACATTTACAGCGACATCTTCTTTATCGCTTTCAAGCTCCCCAACCTCTTTAGGCGCGTCTTTGCGGAGGGGGCGTTTACCCAGTCCTTCCTCCCCGCCTTCACCCGTTCGAAACACAAAGCCGTCTTTTCGGTCCATATTTTCCTCGTCTTCCTGGGGATCATTTTGCTTATGACCCTCGCGGTCAACCTCTTCCCCGCCCTCGCGGCCAAGGTGATCGCCCTGGGCTTCGATGCAGATACGGTGCAGATGGCCGCCCCCTACGTCGCCATCAACTTCTTCTACCTGCCGCTGATCTTCGCCGTCACCTTCCTGAGCACCTTCTTGCAGTATAAAAACCATTTCGCAACGACGGCCTTTGCGACGGGACTGCTCAACATCGCCCTGATCATAGCGCTGCTGCTGGCCCGCGGTGGCAGCGATGAGACCGTGGTGCTCTACCTCAGCTACGGGGTCGTCCTCGGCGGCTTTGCACAGCTCTTCGTCCACCTGCTCGCCATCCGAGGCCTGGGCCTCCACCGCCTCCTCACCGGCGGTATCCGCTACTACGGCCGCAAAGCCGCGAAAATAAGGGAGGAGACGCGCCGTTTCACCCGGGAGTTCTTCCCCGCCGTATGGGGGAACTCCACCGCGCAGGTCGCGGCGTTCCTCGACACCTGGCTCGCCAGTTTCCTCAGTGCCGGGGTCATCAGCTACCTCTACTACGCCAACCGCGTCTTCCAGCTGCCGCTGGCACTCTTTGCCATCGCCACCTCTATTGCCCTCTTCCCCAAGATCTCCCGTCACCTCAAGCATGACAACGAGGTGCAAGCCCGCGCCATGCTCGAGCGGGCCTTCTGGTTCCTGCTCTACCTGCTCAGCTTCGCCGCCGTCGGCGGCATCGTACTGGCCGCCGAGATCACCCAACTGCTCTTCGAACGCGGGGCTTTTGCAGCGGACGATACGAGCGCGACGGCGCTGATCCTGCAGATGTACCTCGTCGGCCTCATCCCCTTCGGACTTGGCAAGCTCTTTTCACTCTGGCTCTATGCCCAGCGCCGGCAGAGCGAGGCGGCGAAGATCGCGACCTGGAGCCTGGGAACGAACGTCGTGCTCTCCCTGGCCCTGATCGCCCCCCTCGGCGGGGCGGGACTGGCGCTTGCCTCGTCGCTCGGCGGCAGCGTCGCCCTCGCCGCCACGCTGCGGGCCGTGGGACGGGCCCACGTATCTGCTATAATTCGCCCAAAAAAAGGGCTGTGGTGGGCGCTTTCCCTTACGCTTTTCACCGCAGCCGTCCTCGTGTTCAAGGAGCTCCTGCATGCATATATTTGA